A single region of the Malus sylvestris chromosome 8, drMalSylv7.2, whole genome shotgun sequence genome encodes:
- the LOC126631716 gene encoding probable methyltransferase PMT28, whose translation MAVAVARLARLGRKAKLPGGFCIKMAAAAILGLCFIFAWSMFSSPSSVTTRIESFDNIVAPPGSRSTRASTPDGTQQAASNGGEEKRATGSAVRSPVHEHKSEKKEKKVVNGKKGKGKKKLPESVTKVKNVTEESESEDSENEKEDGDEEKEVVDGKEEALSDEGEGNGEAGGEGDNLMETADQESEEVKLDDDGGESEKKGKKRYKMKGPLFDPKAHYSWKQCSTRSKHNYIPCIDMEVVSGRLQYRHTERSCPKAEPMCLVPLPRDGYGLPVPWPESKEKILYKNVEHPKLAAFVKEHSWVMESGEYLTFPQNQSELKGGILHYLESIEEMVPDIEWGKNIRVVLDIGCTDSAFGASLVDKDVLTLALGLKDDLVDLAQVALERGLPAFVSPFRNRRLPFPSSVFDAVHCGGCTIPWHSHGGKHLLEMNRILRPGGYFVLSTKHDSFEDEEAMTKLTASICWNILAHKTDEVSDVGVKIYQKPDSNDIYELRRKKYPPLCKENENPDAAWYVPVKTCLHPIPSAIEQHGTEWPDEWPQRLERYPDWLSDKVNLDADTKHWKAIVDRSYLTGLGIDWSKIRNVMDMKAIYGGFAAALTQQKVWVMNVVPVHAPDTLPFIFERGLVGTYHDWCESFGTYPRSYDLLHVDHLFSRLKNRCKQPVSIVVEMDRLLRPGGWAIIREKVEVLEPLEGMLKSMHWEIRMTFAQGKEGILCAQKTLWRP comes from the exons atggcagTGGCAGTGGCTCGGTTAGCTCGGTTGGGCCGCAAAGCAAAACTGCCAGGTGGGTTCTGTATAAAAATGGCGGCGGCGGCAATCTTGGGCCTCTGCTTTATATTCGCCTGGTCGATGTTTTCTTCGCCCTCCTCTGTCACCACCCGAATCGAAAGCTTCGATAACATTGTGGCGCCGCCTGGATCACGGAGCACCCGGGCGAGCACTCCCGATGGGACCCAACAAGCTGCTAGTAATGGTGGGGAGGAGAAAAGGGCTACTGGGTCTGCTGTGAGGTCACCTGTCCATGAGCATAAGTccgagaagaaggagaagaaagtgGTAAatgggaagaaggggaagggaaAGAAAAAGTTACCGGAGAGTGTGACGAAGGTTAAAAATGTAACTGAGGAATCCGAGAGCGAAGATTCAGAGAACGAAAAGGAagatggagatgaagaaaaGGAGGTAGTGGATGGAAAGGAAGAAGCTTTGAGTGATGAAGGTGAAGGTAATGGGGAAGCAGGAGGAGAGGGGGATAATTTGATGGAGACGGCGGATCAGGAATCCGAGGAGGTGAAGCTGGACGATGACGGTGGTGAATccgaaaaaaagggaaagaagaGGTATAAGATGAAGGGTCCATTGTTTGATCCAAAAGCACATTATAGTTGGAAACAATGTAGCACAAGGAGCAAGCACAATTACATTCCTTGTATTGATATGGAAGTTGTATCTGGAAGGCTGCAGTATAGGCATACGGAGAGGAGTTGCCCGAAAGCGGAACCTATGTGTCTTGTACCTCTTCCCCGCGATGGATATGGCCTTCCGGTCCCCTGGCCTGAGAGCAAAGAGAAG ATATTGTACAAGAATGTGGAGCATCCGAAACTTGCTGCATTCGTCAAGGAACATAGTTGGGTGATGGAGTCTGGAGAATATCTGACGTTCCCCCAAAACCAGTCTGAGTTGAAGGGCGGAATTCTTCACTATCTTGAGTCCATTGAAGAG ATGGTACCAGACATCGAGTGGGGAAAGAATATCCGTGTGGTGCTGGATATTGGATGTACAGATTCTGCCTTTGGGGCTTCTCTCGTTGATAAGGATGTATTAACATTGGCATTGGGTTTGAAAGATGACCTAGTTGACCTAGCTCAAGTTGCCCTCGAGCGTGGTTTGCCTGCTTTTGTTAGCCCTTTTCGAAATAGAAGACTGCCTTTCCCCAGTAGTGTTTTTGATGCTGTTCACTGTGGCGGTTGCACCATACCTTGGCATTCACATG GGGGTAAGCATCTTCTAGagatgaataggattttaaggCCAGGCGGATACTTTGTCTTGTCAACTAAACATGACAGCTTTGAAGATGAAGAAG CCATGACTAAATTGACCGCATCTATCTGTTGGAATATTCTGGCTCATAAAACTGATGAAGTCAGTGACGTGGGTGTCAAAATATACCAGAAGCCAGACTCGAATGATATATATGAGCTGAGGAGGAAGAAATATCCGCCTTTGTGCAAGGAAAATGAAAACCCAGATGCAGCCTG GTATGTTCCCGTGAAGACTTGCTTGCACCCCATTCCATCTGCCATTGAGCAGCATGGCACGGAGTGGCCAGATGAATGGCCCCAAAGGCTCGAGAGGTATCCTGACTGGTTGAGTGATAAAGTTAACTTGGATGCAGACACCAAGCACTGGAAAGCTATTGTTGATAGATCCTATCTCACAGGACTAGGTATCGACTGGTCAAAAATTCGAAATGTAATGGACATGAAAGCCATCTATGGAGG ATTTGCTGCAGCTCTCACTCAACAAAAGGTTTGGGTGATGAATGTGGTCCCTGTCCATGCGCCTGATACACTTCCTTTCATTTTTGAACGCGGCCTTGTTGGAACCTACCACGACTGGTGTGAGTCCTTCGGTACTTATCCCAGATCATATGATCTTTTGCATGTTGATCATCTGTTTTCACGGCTTAAGAACAG GTGTAAGCAGCCTGTATCAATCGTTGTTGAGATGGATCGCTTGTTACGGCCTGGAGGCTGGGCAATTATACGCGAGAAAGTTGAGGTACT